The sequence GCCGCCCTCATGGAAGAAGGCGTAGATCGTCTCGGCCAACTGGCCCGAGATTCCCTCGACCGCCTTGAGGTCGGCAAGGTTGGCGCGCGCCACCGCCTTGGCGCTGCCGAAATGGTTCAACAGCGCGCGTTTACGGGTCGCGCCGACGCCGGGCACCTCGTCCAGCGGCGTGGCCGACACCGCCTTGGCGCGTTTCTGCCTGTGGGCGCCGATGGCGAACCGGTGCGCCTCGTCCCGCATGCGCTGAATGAAATAGAGGACCGGATCGTTGCGTTTCAGCGCAAAGGCGGGTTTACCGGGACGGTAGAACTCTTCCTTGCCCTGGTCGCGGTCGATGCCCTTGGCCACACCGATGAAGGGCACATCGTCGATCCCCAACTCCTCCATGATCTCGGCCACCGCGCTGACCTGCCCGGCCCCGCCGTCGATCAGCAACAGGTCCGGCCATGCGTCTGTCTCGCGGTCGGGGGCTTCCTTGAGCAGACGCTGAAAGCGGCGGGTCAGAACCTCTTTCATCATGCCGAAATCGTCGCCCGGCGTCAGGCTGTCGCCACGAATGTTGAACTTGCGGTATTGCGATTTCACGAACCCCTCGGGCCCGGCCACGATCATCGCGCCGACGGCATGCGCACCCTGGATGTGCGAGTTGTCATAGACCTCGATCCGAGATGGCCGCCCATCGAGGTCGAACGCATCGCCAAGGCCATCGAGCAGCTTGGCCTGCGCCTGCCCCTCGGCCATGCGGCGCCCAAGGCTTTCGCGCGCATTGCGCAGGGCGCCGTCGATCAACTCGGCCTTTTCGCCCCGCTGGGGCACGAGGATCTCGACCTTGCGGCCGCGCTTTTGCGACAGGGCGTCGGCCATCAGGTCGGCGTTCTCGACCTGATGCGACAAAAGTACTTGGCGCGGCGGTTCCTTCTGGTCGTAGAACTGGCCCAAGAACGCCTCGAGCACTTCGGGTTCCTCGATATCGGGGCCGACACGCGGATAGAAATCGCGGTTGCCCCAGTTCTGGTTGGCCCGGATGAAAAAGACCTGCACACAGGCCTGCCCCCCCTCCCATATGCAGGGCGATCACGTCGGCCCGGTCACGCCGCGCGGGTTAATGCCCTGGGCCGATTGCACGGCAGTCAGCGCGCGGATGCGGTCGCGCAGCGCTGCGGCACGTTCGAATTCCATCGCGGCCGAGGCAGCCTGCATGTCCGCCGCAAGGCGCTGCTGCAGATCCTTCGAGTCGCCCTTGAGAAAGCGTTCGGCATCGCGCACCGACGCCGCATAGTCGGCCTCGGAGATATGGCCGACGCAGGGGCCGCTGCACCGCTTGATCTGATACAACAGGCAGGGTCGTGTCCGACTGTCAAAGACGGCATCGGTGCAGTTGCGCAGCAAGAACACCTTTTGCAGCTGGTTCAGCGTGCGGTTCACCGCCCCGGCACTGGCAAAGGGGCCGAAATAGCTGCCTTTCTGCTTTTTCGCGCCACGATGCTTCTTGATCTGGGGAAAGGGGTGATCCTTGGCCACCAGGATGTTGGGAAAGCTCTTGTCGTCGCGCAGCAGCACGTTGTAGCGCGGCTTGAGCTGCTTGATCAGGTTCTGTTCCAGCAGCAGCGCTTCGGTTTCCGTGCGCGTCGTCAGGAACATCATCGAGGCGGTTTCGCGGATCATCCGCGCAATGCGCGGGCTGTGACCCGATGGCTTGGCGTAATTCGACACGCGCCGCTTCAGAGCCCGCGCCTTGCCGACATAAAGCACGCGCGATTGCGCATCGAGCATCCGATAGACACCCGGCGAATTGTCGAGCTTGCGCACATAGGTCTGGATGACCTCGTGGCCGCTTTGCGGTTGGTTTTCGACCATTTCCGACATGCTTCAGGGCTTTAGCCGATTCCTTTCGCGGCTGCACCGGGCCGCCCCCGGATGCAAGAGTTCGAATATCCCCCATCCCTGTGGATAAGCTTTCGGATAAATCATGGGGATACAGATTTTCTCTTTATTTTTGGCCAGCTTCTGCGCTTTGCCCAGTTTTTAGGCGGTATTTTAGCGCCTTGTTTTTAAACGATATATTTTCGAACGGCCGTGCGTTTCATCGTCGCGTCACACATTCGTTACCCTAACGTCACCAAACAGGCCACAGTGGAAAGAAATGATCGTCTCAAATGAAACGACTATTCCACCCCCAGCACGTCAGGCGTTTCCCAAGCCAGATGTTGCCCCCCATCGACACAGATCAACTGCCCCGTCACGGCCCGCGCCGCCAGGAAATAGCGCAGCGCCGCGCAGATCCCTTGCGGGTCGGCGCCACGGTGCAGAACGGTGGCCGCGCGTTGCTTGGCAAAGTGTTCGGCCGACTGCCGCGCACCCTGCATCGTGGGGCCGGGGCCGATCGCGTTCACCCGGATATGCGGGGCCAGCGCCTGCGCTGCCGTCTTGGTAAAGGCCCACAATCCCATCTTGGCGATGGTGTAGGTCATGAATTCGGGCGTGAGCTTGCGGACCCGTTGGTCGATCATGTTGATGACCAGGCCCTGCGCCTGCGGCTCGCCGTTTTCGTCGGCCTGCGCCGGGGGCATCTGGGCGGCCAGCGCCTGCGTCAGGACGAAGGGCGCGCGCAGGTTCGATTCCAGGTGCCTGTCCCAGCTATCGCGAGTGGCGGTTTCGATATTGTCGTAGTCGAAGACCGAGGCGTTGTTGATCAGAACGGTGATCGGCTGGCCCAGGGCCTTGGCGGCCTCTGGCAGAAGGGCCTGCACCGCCGCCTCATCCAGCAGATCGGCCTGAACGGTCACGGCCTTCCGCCCGATGGCGCGGATCTCGGCGGCGGTTTCCTCGGCGCCGTCGGGGCTGGAATTGTAATGGACCGCAACATCATGGCCCGCCTGCGCCAGTTCCAGCGCCATGGCCTTGCCCAGACGCTTGCCCGCGCCCGTTACCAGTGCCGTCATGAGACCCTCTTTCTGCTCAACTCAGGAGATAGAGGATATAGGTCACGTAGAGGGCAGAGAAACCCAGACCGACGAGGCGCCCCATCTGCAGTCCGAGGAACACGAAGGGCGCCAGAACCAGCGACGCGGCCAACATCACCCACAGGTCGAAGCCGAGGAATGCGGGATCGACCGGGATCGGCCCGACAAGCGCGGCAACGCCGATAATGGCCAGCAGATTGAACATGTTCGAGCCGATGACATTGCCGAGCGCCACATCCGCATGCCGCCGGATCGCGGCCATGACCGTCGTGGCCAGTTCCGGCAGCGAGGTGCCCACCGCAACCAGCGTCAGGCCGATGACCGTATCCGAGACGCCATAGGCCGTGGCAATGGCGATCGAACTGTCGACCAGAAGATCGGCACCCAGCGGCAACCCGATCAGCCCCAGCAGAACGTAGAGGGCAATCTGCCACCACGGCATATCGGGGTCGGCTTCCTCCAGGTCCTCGATATCGGGCATGTCGTCAGGGTCTTCATCGCTGGCACCATTGACCTCGCGCCGGTGCGCCCGCGCGGCGCGAACCGCGTCAAGCAGCACAAGGGCAAGGATGCTGAGCAAGACAAGCGAATGCCACCAGGTGATCGGCCCGGCAAAGGCAAGGCCGATGAACACCACGCTGGAAAAGATCATCACCATGTAGGTGCGTTGGGTATCGCTGCCGGCGTGCAGGCCCGAAATCAGCGCCGGGATACCAAGGACCAGAAGGATATTCGCGGTGTTCGATCCGACGACATTGCCCAGTGCCAGTCCCGGCACGCCGTCGAGAACGGACTTGATGCTGATCAGCAGCTCGGGCGCGGATGTGCCGAAAGCCACGACGGTCAGGCTGACAATCAGCGCCGGTATCCCCAGACGCAGGCTCAGGTTCACCGCCCCCTTGACGAGAACGTCACCGGCAAGCAGCAGGATGACGAGGCCAAGCCCCGCCAGCGCGAACTCGATCACCATGCCGTCAGTCCCGCCTTTCCTTGCAGTGCGGGCAATCGCCGCCACGCAGATTGTAGCGTCCACAATCGGGACAGACGCGCGGTTTCGGCAGGCCTTTTCCACGTTTCAGCCCGGGCAGGCCCGGCAGGCGCAGACGCCCGAACATGGCCAGAACCGCCATGAAAATCAGGAAAAGCGTGACGATCTTGACCATCATGACAGACCGTAGCGTGCCCAAAGGGCCTGTTCTTCGATGCCGCGCCCGAAATCCTGTGCGATTTGCGCGCCAAAGCGCTGCCAAAGGCTGCGCTTGGGGCCATAGACGGCAAAGCGGGTCTTGTCGCCGTGCAATTCCTTCATCTTGGGCACCAGATGCCCGATGCCATCGGCAAGGCCCAAATCGACCGCTTTCGCGCCGGTCCAGAAGGCGCCGGTGAACAGATCCTTGTCCGTGCTCAGGCGGTCACCCCGCCGCGACGCGACATGTGCCTTGAAGGCATCGTGAATGTCGGATTGCAAGTCTTTCAGCCGCTCGACATCCTCGGCGCGTTCTGGGCGGAAGGGATCAAGGATCGACTTGTCTTCGCCCGCCGTGTGAACGCGGCGTTCGATCCCGACTTTCTGCAGGGCCTCGTGAAACCCGAAACTGGCGGAAATGACGCCGATCGACCCGAGGATCGAACTGTGATCCGCCCAGATACGATCGGCCGCGCAGGCCAGCCAATACCCGCCCGAGGCCGCCACATCCTCTACAAAGGCATGAACGGGCACTTCTTTCTCGTCGGCCAGCCGCCGGATGCGCGCGGCAATCAACGAGGATTGCACCGGGCTGCCACCGGGCGAGTTGATCGACAAGGCAACGGCGGCGGGCTTTCCCTTGCGAAAGGCACGCTCGATGGCCGTGGCGACGGCAGCGTCGGACAGGCCGCCGCGCGGCGACGCCATGATCGCGCCGTTCAGCCGGATCACGGCCACGACCGGATCGGATTTCACGAAAGGGATGAAGCGTTTCATGCCCTGCGATGTAGAGTGCCCATCGCGCATCAACAAGGCAGGCGGGGCCGATTTGCCCCGCCTTGTTGTCTTTGGCGGCTATTGCGCCGTCCAGCCGCCATCGATCGGAATGGCCGTGCCGGTGACGTTATGGGCGATGGGGGCACACAGCCACAGGGCCAATGCCCCGATCTCGGACGGATCGGATGTGCGTTGCGAGGGCTGTTTCTCGGCCAGCAGATCGGCAATCCCCAGATCGCGGTCGCCGCCATGCAGCCCGGCCCGCGCCTGGATCTGAGGCTCGATGATCGCGGTTTCCGTCCAGCCAGGGCAAATGCAATTGACGGTCACGCCGCCCTTCGTCTTGTCGCCCGCCGCCGCGTATTCCAGTGCGGCAACCCGGCTCAGCCCGACAAGCCCGAACTTGGCGGCGACATAGGGCGACTTGTCCTTTGACGCGACCAGCCCATGAACCGAGGCAATGTTGATCACGCGCCCATATCCGCGCTCGGCCATGTGCGGCAGCGCCTTTTGCATCGTTGAAAAGGCCGCGGACAGGTTGATCTGCAGGATCGTATCCCACCGGTCGCGCGGCATCTCGGCGATCGGGGCGGTATGCTGAACACCGGCATTGTTCACCAAAATATCCGCCCCGCCCCAGGCCGCGACGGCCGCCATCAACGCATCGATCCGCTCGGGGTCGCGCAAATCGCCGGGGAAGAACTCGGCCTGCGGCGATCCCTTGTCGCGCAGATGGTGACAGACTTCCTCGATCTGGGCATCACCGGCGATGCCATGCACCGCGATGCGGGCGCCAGCCTCGGCCAGCGCTTCGGCAATGGCGAGGCCAATGCCCTGAACGGACCCCGTCACAAGGGCCGTTTTGCCGGTCAGATCGGTCATGTCGCGTCCTCCTCCAGACGTGTGCGCAGCGCGGTCTTGAGGACCTTGCCGTAGTTGTTCTTGGGTAGCTCGGGCAGGGCGAAGTAGGCCTTGGGCCGCTTGAACCGCGCCATGTTGTCGAAGCAATGCGCATCGAGCGTTGCATCGTCGACCGTCACCCCCGGCGCGGCGACGACGAAGGCCACGACATCCTCGCCCCATTCTTCGGATTTGCGGCCGACGACCGACACCTCGTGCACCGAGGGGTGGGTCAGCAGCACCTCTTCGACCTCGCGCGGGTAGATATTGGTGCCGCCCGAGATGATCACATCCTTCGAGCGGTCGGCCAGCGTCAGATAGCCGTCCGCATCCAACTGGCCCATGTCGCCGGTCATCAGCCATCCGTCGCGCAGGGTTTTTTCGGTGGCCTCGGGGTTCTGCCAATACCCCGGCATGACCGGCGCGCCGCGCACCATGATCTCGCCAATCTGACCGGCTGGCAGACGGGTGCCGCGCCCATCGCCGATGGCGATCTCGACCCGCGATTGCGCCCGCCCGACAGACGCCAGCCGCGCGCGCCAGCGGGGATGCGCACGATCGGCCACATCGGCACGGGACAGGGCGCTGATCGCCATCGGGCATTCACCCTGCCCGTAGATCTGCACGAATTTCGGGCCGAACCAATCGACCGCCTCCTCGATATCGGCGCTGTACATCGGCCCGCCGCCGTAAACGATGGTGCGGATCCCATCGCCCCGCAGGCTGAGCGCCTTGGCGGCATCGGTGAGGCGGCGCACCATGGTCGGCGCCATGAACATTGAGGTCGGCCCATGGGCGGCGGACAGGGCCAGCACCTCGCCCGCGTCATAGCCACCGGACGGCGGCACGATGTGCCGTGCCCCCATCCGCACGTGGATCGGCGCATATATGCCCGCGCCGTGGCTCATGGGCGCGGCATAGAGCGCTGCGTCTTCCGCGGTCACAGGGTCCACGTCGATGGGATAGCACAGCGAGGTCGCGGCCAGCATCCCATGCGTGATGCGCACCCCCTTGGGCTTGCCGGTGGTGCCCGAGGTATAGAACAGCCAGGCGAGGTCGCTGTCATCGCGCGGGGTGAGGTCGGCGGCGGGCCCTGTCGTCATCTCTGCAAATCGCGCGCTGGCGACATCGATCAGGGGGCAGGCGGTCTGTGCCTCGAGCCCAGCGCCCAGATCGTCGGTGACGAAACAGGCCTTGGCCCCACCATCGGCCAGGATCCACGCCGCTTCCTTGGGGTGAAGCTTGGCATTGATCGGCACGGCGACGGCCCCCGCGAGCCAGATGCCATAAAAGCAAATCAGGTAGTCCGGGCAGTTCTTGGCAAAGATGCCGACGCGGTCGCCTGGCCCAATGCCCCGCTCCCGCAGGGCATGGGCAAGGGCCGCCGCCTTGCCGTGAAAGGTCGCGTAATCCGCGACGATCTTGTCGCCCAGCATCAGGGCGTGGCTGTCGCCCGCGACTTGTGCGGTCCGTTCAAGCCAAATCGCGATATTCATGTGAACCTTCCTCCCCCGATGAAATCAGCACAGGCCGCAGCGGGGGACAAGATCTCACAGCGTCAGGCCCATCTCTTCCAGACAGCTGCGCGCGGTGTCATGATGCCGTTCTGGCATACGCCCCCAGAAATCGGACAGGATGGCGGGCCATTGCGGGGCCTGTTCCAGGAACGCCGCGCGATGGTAGTGCAGGATTTCCGCATCGGGCGTCTGGCTGTAATCCTTGCGCCGCGTGAGCGAGTAGTTCCACGTCTCGCCCAGCACTTCGGCCTTGTAGCCAAACCGGGCCATCGTCAGCGGAAGGGTGATCTGGTCAAGCCATGGGCGCTTTCCGCCGATGCTGCAATTGTGGTCGAAATCCAGTGCCGTTTCCAACCAGTGATCGGCAAACCGTTTGCCCTCCGCACCCTGAGGGTCTTCGGAGAAACAGACGAAACCGGCGTTGAAATAGGGCACGAATTCCTTTTTCCGCCCGCGCAAAAGGCGCACGCGTTCTGTCGGAACCGGCAGCCCGTAATGGGCATAGGCGCGTTCCCAGCGGTCGTCCTCGCGGCCCCATGTGGGCAGGCCCTCGGGCGCGGCGGCAACGGTGTCGGCGGGCAGATCGGCCATCGCGGTCAAGGGTTTGGCGCATACGATATCGGTGTCGAGAAAGATGGCGCGGCCGCCTGCGCGGTGGTCGCTGGCGGCCAGCAGTTTGTTGCCGTGCGGATAGTCGCCCCGCCACCCAGGCGTGGGCGGCAAGGCACGCAGATCGACGCTGCAGGCTGCATAGAGGTCGCGGGTGGCGGCGCTGACCTCGGGCAGATAGCTGTCCGACGCATAGGCATACAGGCGCACGGTCTGATGCCCCTCATGCGCCATGGCCAGCGAACTGGCCAGCAGCCAGCTTTGCCATTCCAACCGCTGTCCATCGGCAACGAAAAGGATCGAAAGGGTTTGCGAAGTCATGGCGGGTGGGCCCTGCGCCTGTATCGGTCTGCTCTGGCTGGCACTCTGCCTTGAAACGCCAAGGGGGGCCAGTGCCCGATCGCCTAGCCCTCGATCAGGATGGCCCGGAAATCGTTCACATTGGTCAGGGTCGGCCCAGGCACGACCTGATCCCCGAGACCGGCAAAAAAGCTGTGCGCATCGTTGCGGGCCAGCGCGGTGGCGGGGTCCAGACCGGCCGAGCGCGCCCGGATCAGCGTATCGGGTCCGATCAAGGCCCCCGCAACCTCGGCGGCGCCGTCCACGCCATCGGTGTCGCAGGCGATGGCATGAATGCCCGCCGCCCCCTCAAGGGCGACCGCCAGCGCCAGCGCATATTCCGCATTCGGCCCCCCGATGCCGTCGCCCCGACGCGTGACCGTCAACTCGCCCCCGGACAGGAGCAGGCGGGGGCACTGCCCGGCAAGGGCCATCCTTGCATGACCCTTGGCCACGTCGCGCGCCTCGCCCTCCAGCGCGTCGCCGAGGATCTCGACCGTGTAGCCTGCGGCGCGACCGATTTCGGCGGCTGCGGCAAGGGATTGGGACGGCGCGGCATAGATCACGTTCTCGACGCGCGACAGGCGCGGATCCCCCGGCGCGATCACGCCGGTCTGTGTCGCAAGCACGGCGTGGACGCTGGGCGCGGCCGCGATCCCCCAGCGCTCGAGGATCGCACGTGCCTCCGCGGCGGTGCTGGCATCGCCCACCGTCGGCCCCGATCCGATCATCGCCGCGTCGTCACCGGGCACGTCCGAGATCATCAGCGCCAACATGCGCGCGGGGTATGCCGCCGCTGCCAGTTGCCCCCCCTTGACCCGGCTGAGATGTTTGCGCAGCAGGTTCATCTGCCCAATCGGCGCCCCCGAGGCCAGCAGCGCCGCGTTGACCGCCTGCTTTTCCGCCAGAGTGATCTCACCGGCCGGCGCCGTCAGCAGGGCCGACGCCCCGCCAGAGATCAGGGCCAGCACGAAATCGTCCTCGGACAGATCCCTCAGCAGATCCAGCATGCGCGCCGTCGCGGCAGCCCCGGCCGCGTCGGGAACGGGGTGGGCTGCCTCGACGATCTCGATCCCCGCACAAGGGCGCGCATACCCGTAGCGTGTGATGACCAACCCCGCACACGGCCCCCACTCCGCCTCGACGGCCTCGGCCATGCGGGCGCTGGCCTTGCCCGCCCCCACGACCCGACACGCCGTCGGGCCTGGGCGGCAGAACGCGGGCCAGGGATTGCATCGGATCGGCCACTTCGACCGCTTTTGCGAACATGGCCTGCAACAGGGCTTTGGGGGGCATGCATCCTCGCTTGGCTATTCTGGGGCCGTGACGCCGGCATCCGGGGACTGCGACGATGTTTAGACGTGGCGCGCGCCCAAAGCCAAGGGCCCCGCTCCCCCGCAACGGGGCCGCTGTCTGGCGTCAGGTCTTGTAGATTCCGTGCTGTGTCAGGCGCGTTTCGAATTCGGCGATCCGGCCGCGCGCCTCGGGCGAACCCGACACCATGCGCGCCACCAACGCCTCGGCCAGGGCGAAATAGGCCAGCAGGCTGGGCAAGACCTGGGGGCCATGCATCTGCGGGGTCAGAACGATCTCGGCCCCTTGTGCAAGTGGCGATGAATACATGTCGGTGACCGCCAGAATACGCGCGCCCCGCGCCGTTGCGATCCGATGCGCCTCGATCGCCTCGGCCGAATAGAGCGCGTAGGAAATCGGCACGACAACGTCACTTGGCCCCGTGGCCGTGAGCGCATCGGCAATGGCGCCCGGCGCCGAGGGGACCGGGGCAAAGGTGGGAAAGGCCATGCGCCCGGTATAGGCAAAGTAATGCGCGATCGAGTAGCAACTGCGCACCCCGATGCAATGGATCTGGCGTGCCGACAGCAACATCGTGGCCGCTGTATCCAGCTTGTTCGACATGTCGGTATCGAACAGGGCGTTGAGATTGGCAATTGCCGCCCCTTGCAGCGCATCGAAGAGCGCGCCCTTCTCGGTATGGCGCAGGCGGGCCGCCCGATCGGCATAGGTTTCCTCGCCACCACGCAACGCCTGCTGAAACGCAAGGCGACAGGCATCATATCCGTCGAACCCCAAGGCGCGCGCCAGGCGAAACACCGAGTTGGGGTTGACGTCGGCCAGTTGCGCCAGCCCCCTGACCGAATGAAACGCCATTTCCTCGGGGTGCTGTTGCGCCCAGCGCGCCAGTTCGGCCACCCGAGGGGACGCGGTGGTGGCGATGTCTGCCAGGGCACGGCGCAAGGTGTCGATGGATTTCAGCCCGGCGTCATTGTCGTTCTCCACGCTCCCCCCATTTCTGCCGAGCCAGATGATCGCACTTGAAACAATTGATTGCAGATCTTGACCTTGCGCAACCATTTGTTTCAGGTAAGGCGCAGCCCGACCGACAAGCTCGGGCCAATCACAGGGAGAGTTATCAATGAAAAAGCACGTCCTTGGCGGCGTCGTCGCAATCGCCGGTGCGGTGGCTGCAGGCGGTGCAAGCGCACAAGACCAAACCTTTATCACGATCGGCACGGGCGGCGTGACGGGTGTCTATTACCCCACCGGCGGGGCGATCTGCCGCCTGGTGAACCGCGGCCGCGCCGATCACGGCATCCGCTGCGGCGTCGAATCGACCGCCGGCTCGGTGTTCAACATCAACGCCATCCGTGGCGGTGAACTGGAATTCGGCGTGGCCCAGTCCGACTGGCAATATCATGCCTTCAACGGCACCTCGCGCTTTGAAGAGCAGGGCCCGTTCGAAGAGCTGCGCGCGGTGTTCTCGGTCCACCCCGAGCCCTTTACGGTCGTGGCACGCGCCGACGCCGGCATCGAGAGCTTCGAGGACCTGCAAGGCATGCGCGTGAACGTGGGCAACCCGGGTTCGGGCCAGCGCGGCACCATGGAAGTGCTGATGGCCGAGATGGGCTGGACGATGGATGATTTCGCCGTCGCCTCGGAACTGCAGGCCGCCGAGCAGAGCCAGGCGCTGTGCGACAACAACATCGACGCGATGATCTACACCGTGGGGCACCCCTCGGGCTCGATCCAGGAGGCCACCACCGCCTGCGACAGCGTACTGGTGGACGTGACCGGCGAGGCCGTGGATTCGCTCGTGTCCGAGAACTCGTTCTATCGGACCGCCACGATCCCCGGCGGCATGTATCGCGGCAATGACGAGGACACGACCACCTTTGGTGTCGGCGCGACCTTCGTGACCTCGGCCGACGTGCCCGAGGAGGTCGTGTATGAAGTCGTGTCGGCCATCTTCGAGAACATCGACCAGTTCCGCGGCCTGCACCCGGCCTTCGCCAACCTCGACCCGGCGGAAATGGCCAATGACGGCCTGTCAGCCCCGCTGCATCCGGGCGCCGAGCGCTACTACCGCGAAGCCGGCCTGATCGAATGATCAAGGGCCGATTTGCCTGACGTGATCGCCCGGAGCCGTGACCCTCGGCTCCGGGCTTTTGTTTGATTGGGGCTGGACGGCCACTCCTGACCATTGGGGAACGCGGATGGTGAACGACAACGAACAGCAAGGCGCTGGTGGCCGGCAATTCAGCGACGAAGAGCTGCAGGATCTGGTCGCCTCGAGCGACAGTGGCGCGCGCGACCCCGACAACCGGGGCATCGCCCTGCTGATTGCGGGTCTGGCGCTGGCGTGGTCGCTCTTTCAGCTTTGGATCGCACAGCCGCAACTTTGGTTTGCCGAATACATTCCCGCGCTCAATTCCTCGCAGACGCGGCCGATCCACCTGACCTTTGCCATCGTGCTCGCCTTCCTTGCCTATCCGGCGTTCAAATCCTCGCCGCGACACCGCATTCCTTTGTTTGATTGGGTCCTTGCCGCCATCGGTGGCGGCGCGGCCTTTTACGTTTTTCTGTTCTCGGACACGCTGGCCCTGACCGCGCGATCGGGCCTGCCCACGCAAACGCAGGTCATCATCGGCGCCATCGGCCTGCTTGTCCTGCTCGAGGCCAGCCGCCGCGCGCTTGGCCCGGCCCTGACGATCGTCGGGTCGGTCTTCCTGCTCTATGCCTATATGGGCACGGGCTGGCTGATCCCTGAGTTGATCGAGCATGAGGGGCTGAGCTTTACCGCGTTGATCAATGCGCAATGGCTGGACACGGCCGGGGTGTTCGGCATTCCGCTGGGGGTTTCCACGGCCTTCGTCTTCCTGTTCGTGCTGTTCGGCTCGTTGCTGGATAAGGCGGGCGCGGGCAATTACTTCATCAAGCTCGCCTTCGCGGGCCTCGGCCACCTGCGCGGCGGCCCGGCCAAGGCGGCGGTTGTCGGCTCGGCCATGACCGGCCTGATCTCGGGCTCGTCCATTGCCAATGTCGTGACGACCGGCACCTTCACCATCCCGCTGATGAAGCGGGTGGGCTTTACAAACGAACAGGCCGGATCGGTCGAGGTGGCCAGTTCCGTCAATGGCCAGATCATGCCGCCCGTCATGGGGGCCGCGGCCTTTCTGATGGTCGAGTTCATCGGCATTTCCTATGTCGAAGTCATCAAGCACGCCTTCATCCCGGCGGTGATTTCCTACATCGCACTGGTCTATATCGTGCATCTCGAAGCGCTGAAGAAAGACATGCCCGCACTTGGCGAGGCCAAGAGCTTTATCGGCATGCTGCTGAAATTCTTCATCGGCTTTGCCGTGGCCGGTGTGGCCTTTACCGCGCTGATCTACGGCGTCGGCGCGTTGCGCGCCGTGGCCCCGGCCCTGGCCAGCCCGGTGATGATGGCGGTCTTGCTGGGCGTCTATGCCCTGCTGGTCTGGGTCGCCGCGCGCCGCCCCGACCTCGAGGTGGACGACCCCAACGACCCCGAGATCAAGCTGCCCACCGTCAAGGAGGTCTATGCCACCGGCCTGCATTACATCCTGCCCATCGTGGTGCTGGTCTGGTTCCTGATGGTCGAACGTCAAAGCCCGGCGAAATCGGCCTTCTATGCCACGTCTCTGATGCTGCTGATCATCGTCACGCAACGCCCGATGAAGGCGATCTTCCGGGGCCAAGGCGCGCAATTGATCGCCGAGTTGAAGGGCGGCTTCACCGACCTGCTCGACGGCCTGATCGCCGGTGCGCGCAACATGATCGGCATCGGCGTTGCCACGGCGGCCGCCGGCATCATCGTCGCAACCGTCACCAAGACGCCGATCGGCACCGAACTTGCCGGGCTGGTGGAACAGCTTTCGGGCGGCATCCTGTTTGTGATGCTGGTGTTGATCGGGCTGTTCTCGCTGATCCTGGGTATGGGCCTGCCGACCACGGCGAACTACATCGTGGTGTCGTCGCTGATGGCCTCGGTCGTGGTCTCGCTGGGCGCGCAGGAGGGGCTGATCGTGCCGCTGATCGCGGCGCATCTGTTCGTGTTCTATTTCGGGATCATGGCCGATGTCACACCGCCCGTGGGCTTGGCCAGCTTCGCCGCCGCCGCCGTGTCCGGGGGGGATCCGATCCGAACGGGCTTTACCGCGTTCTTCTACAGCCTGCGCACGGTGGCCCTGCCCTTCCTGTTCATCTTCAACCCCACGCTGATCCTTTATGGCGTGGACCTGGGCACGACCGCGGGCATTTTGCAGGCGATCTCGGTCTTTGTCATCGCAACCTTTGCCATGCTGCTCTTCGCGGCGG comes from Roseibacterium elongatum DSM 19469 and encodes:
- a CDS encoding S49 family peptidase, whose product is MKRFIPFVKSDPVVAVIRLNGAIMASPRGGLSDAAVATAIERAFRKGKPAAVALSINSPGGSPVQSSLIAARIRRLADEKEVPVHAFVEDVAASGGYWLACAADRIWADHSSILGSIGVISASFGFHEALQKVGIERRVHTAGEDKSILDPFRPERAEDVERLKDLQSDIHDAFKAHVASRRGDRLSTDKDLFTGAFWTGAKAVDLGLADGIGHLVPKMKELHGDKTRFAVYGPKRSLWQRFGAQIAQDFGRGIEEQALWARYGLS
- a CDS encoding class I adenylate-forming enzyme family protein, which produces MNIAIWLERTAQVAGDSHALMLGDKIVADYATFHGKAAALAHALRERGIGPGDRVGIFAKNCPDYLICFYGIWLAGAVAVPINAKLHPKEAAWILADGGAKACFVTDDLGAGLEAQTACPLIDVASARFAEMTTGPAADLTPRDDSDLAWLFYTSGTTGKPKGVRITHGMLAATSLCYPIDVDPVTAEDAALYAAPMSHGAGIYAPIHVRMGARHIVPPSGGYDAGEVLALSAAHGPTSMFMAPTMVRRLTDAAKALSLRGDGIRTIVYGGGPMYSADIEEAVDWFGPKFVQIYGQGECPMAISALSRADVADRAHPRWRARLASVGRAQSRVEIAIGDGRGTRLPAGQIGEIMVRGAPVMPGYWQNPEATEKTLRDGWLMTGDMGQLDADGYLTLADRSKDVIISGGTNIYPREVEEVLLTHPSVHEVSVVGRKSEEWGEDVVAFVVAAPGVTVDDATLDAHCFDNMARFKRPKAYFALPELPKNNYGKVLKTALRTRLEEDAT
- a CDS encoding 3-hydroxybutyrate dehydrogenase; translation: MTDLTGKTALVTGSVQGIGLAIAEALAEAGARIAVHGIAGDAQIEEVCHHLRDKGSPQAEFFPGDLRDPERIDALMAAVAAWGGADILVNNAGVQHTAPIAEMPRDRWDTILQINLSAAFSTMQKALPHMAERGYGRVINIASVHGLVASKDKSPYVAAKFGLVGLSRVAALEYAAAGDKTKGGVTVNCICPGWTETAIIEPQIQARAGLHGGDRDLGIADLLAEKQPSQRTSDPSEIGALALWLCAPIAHNVTGTAIPIDGGWTAQ
- a CDS encoding glycosyltransferase, yielding MTSQTLSILFVADGQRLEWQSWLLASSLAMAHEGHQTVRLYAYASDSYLPEVSAATRDLYAACSVDLRALPPTPGWRGDYPHGNKLLAASDHRAGGRAIFLDTDIVCAKPLTAMADLPADTVAAAPEGLPTWGREDDRWERAYAHYGLPVPTERVRLLRGRKKEFVPYFNAGFVCFSEDPQGAEGKRFADHWLETALDFDHNCSIGGKRPWLDQITLPLTMARFGYKAEVLGETWNYSLTRRKDYSQTPDAEILHYHRAAFLEQAPQWPAILSDFWGRMPERHHDTARSCLEEMGLTL
- a CDS encoding calcium/sodium antiporter, with product MVIEFALAGLGLVILLLAGDVLVKGAVNLSLRLGIPALIVSLTVVAFGTSAPELLISIKSVLDGVPGLALGNVVGSNTANILLVLGIPALISGLHAGSDTQRTYMVMIFSSVVFIGLAFAGPITWWHSLVLLSILALVLLDAVRAARAHRREVNGASDEDPDDMPDIEDLEEADPDMPWWQIALYVLLGLIGLPLGADLLVDSSIAIATAYGVSDTVIGLTLVAVGTSLPELATTVMAAIRRHADVALGNVIGSNMFNLLAIIGVAALVGPIPVDPAFLGFDLWVMLAASLVLAPFVFLGLQMGRLVGLGFSALYVTYILYLLS
- a CDS encoding SDR family oxidoreductase; translated protein: MTALVTGAGKRLGKAMALELAQAGHDVAVHYNSSPDGAEETAAEIRAIGRKAVTVQADLLDEAAVQALLPEAAKALGQPITVLINNASVFDYDNIETATRDSWDRHLESNLRAPFVLTQALAAQMPPAQADENGEPQAQGLVINMIDQRVRKLTPEFMTYTIAKMGLWAFTKTAAQALAPHIRVNAIGPGPTMQGARQSAEHFAKQRAATVLHRGADPQGICAALRYFLAARAVTGQLICVDGGQHLAWETPDVLGVE